From a single Couchioplanes caeruleus genomic region:
- the glpK gene encoding glycerol kinase GlpK, translating to MTERYVVAIDQGTTSTRCIVFDRRGQLVSLAQQEHKQYFPKPGWVEHDAAEIWRNVERLAPLALRRAGITLDQVSAVGIANQRETTVVWDRRTGAPVGRALVWQDTRTDSLVHRLLEAPGAAEVQERAALPLATYFSGPRLRWMLDHTPGLQERAERGEILFGTMETWLIWNLTGGLHVTDVTNASRTNLLDVHTLDWSPESLDFFGIPRAMLPEVRPSVSVLGTAKAAFPGVRIGAALGDQQAALFGQTCFTPGEAKCTYGTGSFLLLNTGADLIRSDNGLLSTVAYQIEGEPAQFALEGSIAITGSLVQWFRDQLELITTAPEIETLARTVSDNGGCYIVPAFSGLYAPHWRSEARGVIVGLTSYITKGHLARAVLEATAWQTREVVDAMNANSGLTLKTLKVDGGMTADNLLMQYVADVLDVPVVRPLAAETVSLGAAYAAGLAVGHWPDLEDLRRNWHRAGQWLPAMDPDLRASEYGNWRRAVERTFDWIQPA from the coding sequence ATGACCGAGCGCTACGTGGTCGCCATCGACCAGGGAACGACGTCGACGCGGTGCATCGTGTTCGACCGGCGCGGACAGCTCGTCTCCCTCGCCCAGCAGGAACACAAGCAGTACTTCCCCAAGCCGGGCTGGGTGGAGCACGACGCGGCGGAGATCTGGCGCAACGTCGAACGCCTCGCGCCGCTGGCGCTGCGCCGCGCCGGCATCACCCTGGACCAGGTCTCCGCGGTCGGCATCGCCAACCAGCGCGAGACCACGGTCGTCTGGGACCGGCGTACGGGCGCCCCGGTCGGCCGCGCGCTCGTGTGGCAGGACACGCGGACGGACTCCCTGGTGCACCGGCTGCTCGAGGCCCCCGGCGCCGCCGAGGTGCAGGAACGCGCGGCGCTGCCGCTGGCCACCTACTTCTCCGGGCCGAGGCTGCGCTGGATGCTGGACCACACGCCGGGCCTGCAGGAGCGCGCGGAGCGCGGCGAGATCCTCTTCGGCACGATGGAGACCTGGCTGATCTGGAACCTCACCGGCGGCCTGCACGTCACCGACGTGACCAACGCGAGCCGCACCAACCTGCTCGACGTGCACACCCTCGACTGGTCGCCGGAGTCGCTCGACTTCTTCGGCATCCCGCGGGCGATGCTGCCCGAGGTCCGGCCCTCGGTGTCGGTGCTGGGCACGGCGAAGGCCGCGTTCCCGGGCGTACGGATCGGCGCGGCGCTCGGCGATCAGCAGGCCGCGCTGTTCGGCCAGACGTGCTTCACCCCGGGCGAGGCCAAATGCACGTACGGCACCGGCAGCTTCCTGCTGCTCAACACCGGCGCCGACCTGATCCGGTCGGACAACGGGCTGCTCAGCACGGTCGCGTACCAGATCGAGGGGGAGCCGGCCCAGTTCGCGCTCGAGGGCTCCATCGCGATCACCGGCTCGCTGGTGCAGTGGTTCCGCGACCAGCTCGAGCTGATCACCACCGCGCCGGAGATCGAGACGCTGGCGCGGACGGTGTCCGACAACGGCGGCTGCTACATCGTCCCGGCCTTCTCCGGCCTGTACGCCCCGCACTGGCGTTCCGAGGCCCGCGGCGTCATCGTGGGGCTGACCTCGTACATCACGAAGGGGCACCTGGCCCGTGCGGTGCTGGAGGCGACGGCCTGGCAGACCCGCGAGGTCGTCGACGCGATGAACGCCAACTCGGGCCTGACCCTGAAGACGCTCAAGGTGGACGGCGGCATGACCGCGGACAACCTGCTGATGCAGTACGTCGCGGACGTGCTCGACGTGCCGGTGGTCCGGCCGCTGGCGGCGGAGACGGTGTCGCTGGGTGCGGCGTACGCGGCGGGGCTGGCGGTGGGCCACTGGCCGGACCTCGAGGACCTGCGCCGCAACTGGCACCGGGCGGGGCAGTGGCTCCCGGCGATGGACCCGGACCTGCGCGCCTCCGAGTACGGCAACTGGCGTCGCGCGGTCGAGCGGACCTTCGACTGGATCCAGCCCGCTTAA
- a CDS encoding glycoside hydrolase family 27 protein has protein sequence MSPRARRAAAALLTMLTLIATVAVDARFRPAAALDNGLGRTPVMGWNSWNRYTCGIDETLIRRQADAMVSTGMRDLGYRYVNVDDCWQTSRDGAGNIVADPARFPSGMKALGDYLHDRGLKFGIYSDRGTHTCAGRPGSQGYEYQDARSYASWGVDLLKYDNCNATLDQQTQYATMRDALAASGRQILFSVCAWEFKPWAPKTGNQARTTGDIGDDYTGASPGLQSVEQIIDRNNDYAMYAHPGYFNDPDMLQVGNYGTGATAGRGMTDTEYQTHFSMWALMSAPLIAGNDLTAMNDATRRILTNPEVIAVDQDPLGSQGRRVRDLGDQEVWSKKVQGSGVRVVALWNRGGSAAAIRVDWRDIGLGTGAASVRDLHARADRGSFTGGYSTTVAAHGVALLRVAGTETPDAVRIAKTDPRAIADLQVRTEFLINDEWHDDTEAVGAFDRTVTMNLDGNGATWNGSRWVGDLLRTSASAAGSPVVTVNRTDPRLIYGIRVSATFTVGGQPHYDFEDVNLLSGTVNLQLDANGGTWNGTQWVGDFLRAG, from the coding sequence ATGTCGCCCCGTGCCCGCCGTGCCGCCGCCGCCCTCCTCACCATGCTCACCCTCATCGCCACCGTCGCGGTGGACGCCCGGTTCCGGCCGGCCGCCGCGCTCGACAACGGCCTGGGCCGCACCCCCGTCATGGGGTGGAACAGCTGGAACCGCTACACGTGCGGCATCGACGAGACGCTGATCCGCCGGCAGGCCGACGCGATGGTCAGCACCGGCATGCGCGACCTCGGCTACCGCTACGTCAACGTGGACGACTGCTGGCAGACCAGCCGCGACGGCGCCGGGAACATCGTGGCCGACCCGGCCCGGTTCCCCAGCGGGATGAAGGCGCTCGGCGACTACCTGCACGACCGGGGCCTCAAGTTCGGTATCTACTCCGACCGCGGCACGCACACGTGCGCCGGCCGGCCCGGATCCCAGGGGTACGAGTACCAGGACGCGCGCTCGTACGCGTCCTGGGGTGTCGACCTGCTCAAGTACGACAACTGCAACGCGACGCTCGACCAGCAGACCCAGTACGCCACCATGCGCGACGCGCTCGCCGCCTCCGGCCGGCAGATCCTCTTCAGCGTCTGCGCGTGGGAGTTCAAGCCGTGGGCGCCCAAGACCGGCAACCAGGCGCGCACCACCGGCGACATCGGCGACGACTACACCGGCGCGTCGCCCGGGCTGCAGTCCGTCGAGCAGATCATCGACCGCAACAACGACTACGCGATGTACGCCCACCCCGGCTACTTCAACGACCCGGACATGCTGCAGGTCGGCAACTACGGCACCGGCGCCACCGCCGGGCGGGGCATGACCGACACCGAGTACCAGACGCACTTCAGCATGTGGGCGCTGATGTCCGCGCCGCTGATCGCCGGCAACGACCTCACCGCGATGAACGACGCGACCCGGCGGATCCTCACCAACCCCGAGGTCATCGCCGTCGACCAGGACCCGCTCGGATCGCAGGGCCGCCGGGTCCGCGACCTCGGCGACCAGGAGGTCTGGTCGAAGAAGGTGCAGGGATCGGGCGTACGGGTGGTCGCGCTGTGGAACCGCGGCGGGTCGGCGGCCGCCATCCGCGTGGACTGGCGCGACATCGGGCTCGGCACGGGCGCGGCGAGCGTACGCGATCTGCACGCCCGCGCCGACCGCGGCAGCTTCACCGGCGGCTACTCCACCACGGTCGCGGCCCACGGCGTCGCCCTGCTGCGGGTCGCCGGCACCGAGACGCCCGACGCCGTCCGCATCGCCAAGACGGACCCGCGCGCCATCGCCGACCTGCAGGTCCGCACCGAGTTCCTGATCAACGACGAGTGGCACGACGACACGGAGGCGGTCGGCGCCTTCGACCGTACGGTGACGATGAACCTGGACGGCAACGGCGCGACCTGGAACGGCTCCCGGTGGGTGGGCGACCTGCTGCGCACCTCGGCGAGCGCGGCCGGGTCCCCGGTGGTGACCGTGAACCGCACCGACCCGCGGCTGATCTACGGCATCCGGGTGTCCGCCACCTTCACCGTCGGCGGCCAGCCGCACTACGACTTCGAGGACGTCAACCTGCTGTCCGGCACCGTCAACCTGCAACTCGACGCGAACGGCGGCACCTGGAACGGCACCCAGTGGGTCGGCGACTTCCTCCGCGCCGGCTGA
- a CDS encoding PRC-barrel domain-containing protein produces MTRRAVTMIRLTETGHRTAAPGRILGCRVTDRDGNPLGTVDDLLVDAEAQRLRLISVEHGGVVGFGATPSFIPVEAVDEVTGEGIRIALPSAQVADAPLYDPTVMGPREFCETLYGYYGCRAA; encoded by the coding sequence ATGACCCGCCGCGCCGTCACGATGATCAGGCTCACCGAGACCGGTCACCGCACCGCCGCGCCCGGCCGCATCCTCGGCTGCCGGGTCACCGACCGTGACGGCAACCCGCTCGGCACGGTGGACGACCTCCTCGTCGACGCCGAGGCGCAACGGCTGCGGCTGATCAGCGTCGAGCACGGCGGCGTCGTCGGCTTCGGCGCGACGCCGTCGTTCATCCCGGTCGAGGCCGTGGACGAGGTCACGGGCGAGGGGATCCGCATCGCGCTGCCCAGCGCCCAGGTCGCGGACGCGCCGCTCTACGACCCGACCGTCATGGGGCCGCGCGAGTTCTGCGAAACCCTGTACGGCTACTACGGCTGCCGAGCGGCCTGA
- a CDS encoding acyl-CoA dehydrogenase family protein — protein MSELLVGDLYRFQDLLSREEADTVARVRDFLAAEVIPIANDHWARAEFPFQLIKGYAGLGLAGKTYSNLCSGWLALEMAHADASMATFYGVHSGLAMGSIETCGSPEQQERWLPRMTTFDQIGAFALTEPTGGSDVAAGLRTTARRDGDHWVLNGSKRWIGNATFADLIVVWARDEQDNQVKGFVVGKDNPGYAATKIENKIALRIVQNADITLTDCVVPEADRLQNARTFKDTAKILRQTRSGVAWQAVGVMLAAYEIALEYAKQREQFGRPIGKFQLVQDLLVRMLGNVTGSLGMCVRLAQLQDAGEFRDEHSALAKAYTTTRMREVVGWARELLAGNGIVLDYDIGRFVADAEALYSYEGTREINSLIVGRAVTGLSAFV, from the coding sequence ACCGTGGCCCGGGTCCGCGACTTCCTCGCGGCCGAGGTGATCCCCATCGCCAACGACCACTGGGCGCGCGCCGAGTTCCCGTTCCAGCTGATCAAGGGGTACGCCGGCCTGGGGCTGGCCGGGAAGACGTACTCCAACCTCTGCTCGGGCTGGCTGGCGCTGGAGATGGCACACGCCGACGCCTCGATGGCCACGTTCTACGGCGTGCACTCGGGCCTGGCGATGGGCAGCATCGAGACGTGCGGCTCGCCGGAGCAGCAGGAACGCTGGCTGCCACGGATGACCACGTTCGACCAGATCGGCGCCTTCGCGCTCACCGAACCCACCGGCGGCTCCGACGTGGCGGCCGGCCTGCGCACCACGGCCCGCCGCGACGGCGACCACTGGGTGCTCAACGGCAGCAAGCGCTGGATCGGCAACGCCACGTTCGCCGACCTCATCGTGGTCTGGGCCCGCGACGAACAGGACAACCAGGTCAAGGGCTTCGTCGTCGGCAAGGACAATCCCGGGTACGCGGCCACGAAGATCGAGAACAAGATCGCGCTGCGCATCGTGCAGAACGCCGACATCACGCTCACCGACTGCGTGGTGCCGGAAGCCGACCGGCTGCAGAACGCCCGTACCTTCAAGGACACCGCGAAGATCCTGCGGCAGACCCGCAGCGGGGTGGCCTGGCAGGCGGTGGGGGTCATGCTGGCGGCGTACGAGATCGCCCTGGAGTACGCCAAGCAACGCGAGCAGTTCGGCCGCCCGATCGGCAAGTTCCAGCTGGTCCAGGACCTGCTCGTGCGCATGCTCGGCAACGTGACCGGCTCGCTCGGCATGTGCGTCCGCCTCGCCCAGCTGCAGGACGCGGGCGAGTTCCGCGACGAGCACTCGGCGCTGGCGAAGGCGTACACCACGACCCGGATGCGCGAGGTGGTCGGCTGGGCCCGGGAGCTGCTCGCGGGCAACGGCATCGTGCTCGACTACGACATCGGCCGCTTCGTCGCGGACGCCGAGGCGCTGTACTCGTACGAGGGCACCCGCGAGATCAACAGCCTGATCGTGGGGCGCGCGGTGACGGGGCTGAGCGCCTTCGTCTGA